In Massilia forsythiae, one DNA window encodes the following:
- the mreD gene encoding rod shape-determining protein MreD produces MPTRPHYILLPVSPLFIAFSLVCAFMLNLLPWGRWFGAPDFVALVLVFWGIHQPRKVGIGIAFCMGLLMDVHDATLLGENALAYTLLSYLAIMIHRRVLWFPIGTQAMHVFPLLLMTQAIQIVVRFFVTGRFPSWLHFLESVIAVALWPVITWMLLAPQRRAVDKDHTRPI; encoded by the coding sequence ATGCCGACCCGTCCGCACTACATCCTGCTGCCGGTCAGCCCGCTGTTCATCGCCTTCAGCTTGGTGTGCGCCTTCATGCTGAACCTGCTGCCCTGGGGGCGCTGGTTCGGCGCGCCCGACTTCGTGGCGCTGGTACTGGTGTTCTGGGGCATCCACCAGCCGCGCAAGGTCGGCATCGGCATCGCCTTCTGCATGGGCCTGCTGATGGACGTGCACGACGCCACCCTGCTGGGCGAGAACGCGCTGGCCTACACGCTGCTGTCTTATCTCGCCATCATGATCCACCGGCGCGTGCTGTGGTTCCCGATCGGCACCCAGGCCATGCACGTGTTCCCGCTGCTCTTGATGACGCAGGCGATCCAGATCGTGGTGCGCTTCTTCGTGACCGGACGGTTTCCGAGCTGGCTGCACTTCCTGGAAAGCGTGATCGCCGTGGCGCTGTGGCCGGTGATCACCTGGATGCTGCTGGCGCCGCAGCGGCGCGCGGTGGACAAGGACCACACGCGTCCGATCTGA